Proteins encoded in a region of the Melospiza georgiana isolate bMelGeo1 chromosome 2, bMelGeo1.pri, whole genome shotgun sequence genome:
- the C2H11orf87 gene encoding uncharacterized protein C11orf87 homolog — protein sequence MSAKLSKELRLSLPPCLLNRTSATLNTSSTCITQVGQLFQSFSSTVVLIVLVTLIFCLILLSLTTFHIHKRKMKKRKMQKAQEEYERDHCARSSSSSSQHPGTVVQGEAPQGRDSRLGRAPQDSEIQRSSPSAAPSSQQAQACLDTAGVGLLQTVILS from the coding sequence ATGAGTGCCAAGCTCTCCAAAGAGTTGAGGCTGTCGCTGCCGCCTTGTCTTCTGAACAGGACATCTGCCACCTTAAATACCAGCAGCACCTGCATCACGCAAGTGGGTCAACTCTTTCAGTCCTTCTCATCCACCGTGGTTTTAATTGTCCTGGTCACCCTCATCTTCTGCCTGATCCTCCTCTCCCTCACCACCTTCCACATCCAcaagaggaagatgaagaagcGGAAAATGCAAAAGGCTCAGGAGGAGTATGAACGGGACCACTGTGCCCgcagcagcagtagcagcagccagcaccctgggacagtggtgCAGGGAGAGGCACCCCAAGGAAGAGACAGCCGACTGGGAAGAGCCCCCCAGGACTCGGAGATCCAGCGCTCCTCTCCCTCGGCAGCCCCCAGCTCTCAGCAAGCACAGGCTTGTTTGGACACAGCTGGCGTGGGGCTCCTGCAGACGGTGATTTTGTCATGA